The DNA segment GCGAAGAATGCGATGAGCAGGTAGCCCGCGGCGTTGTTGGCGATGAAGATGATCGCGGTGAGGATGACGTTCTTCGTGTTCGAACGGAACAGGTCCTTCAGCGGAGCCGACGATTCCTTCTTGCGCTCCTGCAGCTGGTGGAAGACCGGGCTCTCCTCGACCGAGCGGCGGATCATGTAGCCGACTGCGATGAGCACGATCGAGAGCAGGAACGGGATGCGCCATCCCCACTCGAGGAACGCCTCGGGCGACATCGAGGTCGTGATGACCCACAGCGTGAACGTCGCGAGGATCATGCCGACGGGGACGCCGATCTGCGGGAACGCGCCGAAGAAGCCGCGGCGGCCCTTCGGTGCGTGCTCGACCGACATGAGCGCGGCGCCGCCCCACTCGCCACCGGCAGAGAAGCCCTGGAGGATGCGCAGCGTGATCAGCAGGATGGGTGCGGCGATGCCGATGGCGGCGTAGGTCGGGAGGAACCCGATGAGCGAGGTCGACAGGCCCATGAGGATGAGCGTGAAGACCAGCATCTTCTTGCGGCCGAGCTTGTCGCCGAGCCAGCCGGCGACGATCGCGCCGAGCGGGCGGAACAGGAACGAGATGCCGATCGTCGCGAAGGCGAGCACCTGCGCGAGCGTCGGGTTCGCCTCGGCGACCGGGGCGAGGAACAACGGCGCGAGGACGAGGCCCGCGGCCTGGGCGTAGATGAAGAAGTCGTACCACTCGATGG comes from the Agromyces marinus genome and includes:
- a CDS encoding MFS transporter — protein: MTAVQEPTRTARMSTEERKVLAGTLVGTSIEWYDFFIYAQAAGLVLAPLFLAPVAEANPTLAQVLAFATIGISFLFRPLGAIVAGWLGDKLGRKKMLVFTLILMGLSTSLIGFLPTYAAIGIAAPILLITLRILQGFSAGGEWGGAALMSVEHAPKGRRGFFGAFPQIGVPVGMILATFTLWVITTSMSPEAFLEWGWRIPFLLSIVLIAVGYMIRRSVEESPVFHQLQERKKESSAPLKDLFRSNTKNVILTAIIFIANNAAGYLLIAFFATYAVKSLGMDRPTVLLATTFASFGWLVFTLWGGALSDRLGRIRTFQIGYVFLALWAIPMWFLIDTGDILWYFVALFLMTFGLGLSYGPQAALYAEMFPANVRYSGVSIGYALGAILGGAFAPMIAEALLGATGQSWTIGLYIAIAAVISLIGVSLVKETKGVDLSA